Part of the Cryptococcus neoformans var. grubii H99 chromosome 2, complete sequence genome is shown below.
TGTCTGGGCGCAGACGCGAAGAGGTCTCCAAGCGGCGTTGGAATACTTTAGAGAACCAAAGAGAACCTCTGGGGCAAGTGTGGATATCAGTGGAGGCGGTGTGGCGAGGGGTGTTTTACTTGAAGGGGCAGTTGAGGCGCAGGGCGTTTACTGGGGGCAAGGTGAACGGATAGGGACCATCATGACTTCTATGTAAGTGCTCTTTTGCCTACTGGCATGCTCTGTTATTAATATTTCTATCAAGCGGTCATCCTCGTAGACAAAAACCCATCACACCCCAGGAGGACGAGGTAGCACCTGTGGTTCCCgagccttcttcctccacgcTTTCTGCTACATCAAGCGCCAATCTTGCCGAATCATTGAAGCccgggaagaaggaaccTGCCCACGACGAGTCACCAGAAATCAAAGCGCTATTAAAGGCACAAAGGGCGAGGATACCGGTTGCTCTCGCGGTCGCCCAAGACTGTAGCGCGGTTCCTTTCAGAGTAGCAAAGCCGTTTATGGTGCTTGGGTGGTTCTGGATTGTCGAGTCTTGGGTTTGTTCcatttttcccctttctGATTGCTTTGATGCTAAAATAAACACGTAGCTCGAGCCGGTGCTTACTTCATTGGAACTCTTCAAGCCTACTCAAAATGCTCCCAGTGGTCCACCAGAAAAAGTCGTATGGAAATTTAGATTCGAATATTGCCATGGATCCCAAACACCGCCTTGGTGGTCAACTCCCAGCCAGCAGTCTGGTCAACAAGGGGGGGGATCTGCTTCTGCCACCGAACAGTTGTCTGTTGATTCGTCATGGGATTTTATCGGGCATAGCAATACCAATGAGGCGGATACGGTTAGATCACCAGTGCTGGTAAATGAGCCGAACGGTCATGTAGAAATGTACAGAAGTGAAGAGGATAAAAAGTACACCCACCAATGTGAAAACTGCCGAAAGATCTCACATAGGATATATGCGGATGGGGATATCTGTTTGAACGAGAGCTGCTCTTGGTTCTTTGGTGATGCGTCTGACGCCAGTAGTAAGCCGACCGTTTGCTCCTGCCAATCGTGTGTTATGTCTACTAATTCATGTGTTAGACCGGATAGGACCGATCCGAAACGAACCGGGACCACTTCAAAAAATATCACGTATCCTCCCGGAACAGCTCAATTTCGTTCTGGTTCCTCCCGAACCTGGTATTCATATGTTAAAAAGCGGACGCGAAAATATTGGGCGGGAATACTGGACAGGGTTCGTGTGTAGTAAATGTAAGCTGGCTcaggagagagatgacTGGTCGGGCTGGAGATGCAAGTTGTGTGATGTAAGTGGCGGATATCCTACCTCCATCTTTTGAGGGCTGACCCTTGAGGGTGTATAATAATAGCACTTTGTGATCAAATCCGGATTTCACTCACACATCGCCCTCCGCCCTCTCCGACCCATCTGCACCGGACCgagacaagaagatggtTTCGCCACATGGCCCAAACCGGCACACAGATCATGGTCTCTTTATGAAGATAACGTCAAGGTCATTCGTTATCAGGTCGATGCCATCCTAGGTCCGGGTACAGAGGTTCATCATGTATTAGGCAGTGAGAAGCAGGCGGATTTCACTGGGAAATCTTTCGTAGAGCTGCAAAAGCTGGGAAATGTGGCATCGGTGGCCGGTGATGTCAACCTTCCAAAGAGAtttcctgctcttcctgatgaagaaatgaagCGACGTAAGACTACTGATTTTCTCTTCTGGTCTTAGCCTGCTGATCAGACTTTTATTAGCGGCAGAGTCTTTCTTATCGCCATTCTACACCTTTCTCGCAGGCAATGACGCTTCACGTCTCCCTGGTTTTCCGACTGGACCTATCGTACGATGGAAAGCTTGTCCCAAGACGTTTGTGGACGTGATGCACATCATCAACTTTCAAGCAGGGAGGATGTTCCCTGGTCGACCTCAGTGAGTCCAAACGTCATGCTCCTGGGGCTGTCTAATTATCTGTGAATATTAGATTCAGCAACTTGACCATGGCGGcatatcctcctcaactCCTTACATCTCAACACCCTGTACGTCGATTATTGACATAACATGAATATGTCAAACTGACCTCATGACGTAAAGCCAATAACCGTGCCCCCAAACTCTTATATCGCCATCATGTTTTTAGGATCCGATTGTACCGTACGATTTCGACTGGCCAGCACCCGTACAAAGCCTGGAGAGATTACAGTCCAGCATGGTGATCTAATAGGCGTTCAGGCAGGTAGCGAACCGACAGATGTTAGTTTAAAAACAGGCTCTTTTGGAATCAGTAAGTTTATTTTCCCTTTGATGATCAAGCTAACAACGTAATAGTCTGCATCGCTCGTCATGGTGGTTTACATGCGGAATCCCAAAATCAAGTTCAATTCAAATCCGAAAGTCCACTTGAATCTGCCCCTGTTCCCACACAAATAATAGAAAaaccctctcttcttccggaAGCTCCTCTGACCAACTGGTACATCGGAGGTCTGCCTCTCGATCCTAAACAACCTACGATTGTCTTGCCACCTTTTAGAGCTGAGCGGCCAAAACCTGTTTGGACTCGCAATGCGGACGCGGcaaatggagaagaaaaagataaGGAGAGCAACGAAGAGCAAACGGCAGATCCAAACATTATCATTCTCACCTCTCCCCCGCCTACCCCTCGTCTGCATGAACCTCGAGGTCTATCGCCGCTTGCTGGATATGGTGAAAGTACAGCTTCCCTTCGTCGATCACTTGCTGTtgcatctccatctccgccgCCAGTGGCTTCCAAGAGGGGCGGAAAGGCGACCAGGGGACGGGCTAGTACGGGTTCTAGTGTAGCTGACAGTCGTCGATCATCAACGCCGATcagaggagggaagagagcaTATATTGGCAAGCGGAAAGCAAAGGCAGAACCGGAAGCGAGTGATGtcgagggcgaggacgaggCATTCAACAGTGGAGAaccggaagaagatggtaaaggaaaagggaagagaaggaagaatatcggtggaagaaggagccTGGGCACACCAACTATCACTAGAGGCaggggtggaggaagaggaagaggaagaggtggaaggaAAAGTGCGGTAGTTTAACATCTTGATGTTACTATCATAATCTTGCGTTTATTTGTCAGGGTCATTCTTTAAAAATATAAACTGCTTCTTTCAAAATACATAACATCATTCAAAGGTAAAGCTTCATTTTCAACCTGTTGGGTAATTTGCCAGATAGGTTGAAGACATTGTCATTACCAAATAAACCTCTCTACCAGTCTCAATCTGGAACGATCAGTCGCTGTCAAAGGATTGTTAGGGGGGTTAAAACATAGCTTTGAAAAAACCAATAGTCACGTGACTGAATACGATAAGCTAAGATAACCGAAGATAGTTCGAGGAAACACCCGAAAAGGGATTTTTGAGgcaacatcatcatctcgagCAACATTTTCGCAAAGAACCTATCGACGTAGATAGCTACAGGCGGAGGAAATACATCGTCATGATGGTTTACCTGTATAATAGGTTGAGATTTAGGGGTTGGGACAATTTCATTATTCGAAATCCTACAACGAGTCTCAACTTTTACATAGCAATTTTTTTGGTCTGTTAATTTACAATTTGGTAGCAGTTGATAGAAGTCTGTCATTTACCCGAAGGGAATCCGAAGGTGTCAATGCCGTTTGACTGGCCCTTTAAACAAACACTTGACAGTCTTCCAGCATAACCAATATTGTTTACGTAATCATTCAACATTGCCGTATTCTTTTCGGGAAAGTTGGAAAGCTGCTCTGGGCTCCAATCAATGCACGTTATCGTCAAAACCTTTCAAAATATAAAAGTAAtgaccttttcttcataGGAAAACGTTATTCATTTTATGGCCTGCTTTTACTGCCTACTTCCTCCCTTACGACCATTCATTAAAGCCGTTTAGACAGTACCGGAGCCAGTGATAGTGACCTTGGCCTTGGGCTCTGAAAGATTCATCAGCTTCTGAGCCTCAAAActgtcgaagaagaatctGAAACTTACTGCCAGAGTCGGAGCCGTAAGACTCGATCTTCTTGACGAGGTCCTGACCAGAGCTAACCTCACCGAAGACGACGTGCTTGCCGTCGAGCCAAGAGGTAACGACagtggtgatgaagaactGAGAGCCGTTGGTGTTGGGACCGGCGTTGGCcatggagaggaggaaaggtcGGTCGTGACGGAGCTTGAAGTTCTCGTCGGCGAACTTGTTGCCGTAGATGGACTTGCCGCCAGTGCCGTTGTGGTTGGTGAACTAAAATGGTGAGTGTCAGCGCAAAACAGTCCGGCGTGATGCGAAAAAGGCTGCGAAAAAGGCTACGCACGTCACCACCCTGGAGCATGAACTGGGGGATCACTCGGTGGAAACCGGAGCCGGCGTAACCGAAGCCGTTCTGGCCGGTACAGAGCTCTCGGAAGTTCCGGGCAGTCTTAGGAACGACATCATcaaagagcttgaaggTGATTCGGCCGGCGGGGGCGTCTGTTGAAAGTTCAATGTCAGCGAACTGAGGAGCGAGCCAGCAATATCACCCAACGAAGCTAGAAGATATTGGCGCAGGTAATAGATAGATCGGCATACTCACTGTTAATGGCAATGTCAAAGTAAACCTGGCTGTTTAGTACTATTAGTCCAAGATTGCAGAGATGACTTAACAGCATGGATGACATACGACATGGCGCTGGCGGTGGAAACGAAGCGACGAGCGAAGGACATTTTGTAAAGTGTGGTTTGTCGTGAAAAAGCGAAAACACAGAACGAGTTAAACTCTGGTGAGCATAAGCTTGTTGCCTAGAAGGGGCGCTACTTACGATGTGTTTCTTTTCGTTGTTTGGGGAtgcaagaaggagagaagaaaaaggaaggaaagcgaggaaggaatgtGGTGGAATGCGATAGTCGCACTGCAGGAAGTACGTGGCGGCGTTCGCCGATGGTCGCTTGCGTCAGAGGTGATCGGCGTTTAAGGTGGCGGTCCACGTGGCTTGCTTGTGGCACACATGGTAATGCTTACGTATTAAGGTGGAGGCTGCCCAGTTGTCCGACGCGTTCGAGGCACGGAGGAAATGTCCGCGAGCGatggcagcagcaacaaatACCATAGTGGCAGTCTTCCATCCAACGCTGCAAAGTACAACAGTAGAGAGCGACGCGCCACAGCcaggatggaagagatcgTCATCCCCAGTatgtctttcttctcctttccctgCTTACACTGACAATGGTAGACCTcgaggacgacgaggacgacTTCCTGCCCGCCCTTGCTCGTCCCGTGTTTGGTGCAGCTTCTTCGACCACTTCCCTGCCAGATACTGACTCTTATGGTCATCGAGCGAATCTCCCTTCCGACTCGTCGTATCCTGCGAAGCTTGGATCTACGACACCCACTCGTCCCGCGCTTCCCAAAGCCTCGGCCAGCTTCTCCGCAAACACGGGTCATGGTTTTGGTCAAGATGCAAGATTGGGCAAGTTTAGCAAtgcctcatcttcttcgcttgcCACCCCTGGTACCTCTATCAGCTCCAGTCTCGCTTTAACTCCCGGCAAAAAAAATGGCCTTGCTTCAAAGGGATCTCTGGCGTCTTTCAAAAACGCTTTCAAATCCTCAAACACAGCCGTGCCACCAGTACCAATGTTCGACTCCAGATCAGGGGCACCTGGCTATCCGGCCCTGAAAAACCCATTCTCCAGATTCGATTCTCCCGTCTCACCAAAAAGTGCTGGGTTCAAAATCTCCTCGAAAGGAAAGACATTGTCGTCGTCCTCACCCGCTATGGCACGGTATCAATCCTcggatggtggaagaaaaTACTCTATCGCATCTTCTCATCGCTCGCAAGGTGGCCGATCCATGACTTCTCAGGGGTCATCCAATTTCCGAGCAGACCCCACGCCTGCTCTGCCGCCCATACCAACCAGGCAAACGCCATCAAGGACAGGAAGACACGGTAGTGATGCAGGAAGCTTtatgatgaggaggaaaaatGGAAGTGCCGATTTAGATGGATTATATTCTGCTGCAACACCAGCGGAGGAGGCTTTGCGAATAGTGTTCAAGGAGTTTAGAGAAGTGGCTGGTAGTAAAGTGCACAAGATCTGTGCAAGACCATTAGTACGCTATCTGTTCCTTTCATCACGTCCAAGCTGACGAGTACCAGAACTCTCATCCGGCTttatcttcctttcttgATATGGGCGTCGATCCGCAATTCGACAGCATTGTCACCGCTCTTTCACAATGCGCAACCCGCCACGCCCGTAGAGTCGTTGACCTCTTGATGTCATGGTGCCGTGACTACTGTGGTAACATTGGAGCCAGCGAAGTTCGGACGCATTTGGACCGCTCAATAGGATTACAAAtaaaagttgaagaagctgccGCCATCCTGCAAGCGCGAAAATCCTCAGCAGCAAAATGTATCATGAATCGGGTGTTGATAGAGTTGTTGAAGATAATACCCAAAGATTCATTGGACCAAGAGCTTGGTATGACCCTCGAACAAAACGCTTTCAACGCGTATCGCTCGGAGAAACTTGAAGACGTCAATCAATTCCCCCACCGCAAAGTTGTTTCGCAACTACAGGTGGAACTTCTTGGTCAGCTATCCAAAACTCGATTTTTGACCGTTAGCGATAGATTTATCCGCGAATTGAGCAAGTATGCCACCAATCAGCAGCCGACCAAAGAGGCAGAGACAAAGATTGAACATTTGCTGAAGGGTATGCGCCAACTTCAGCTCAAGGTCTACccggaggaagagcttgaactATCCGCCGAATTCCTTCAATCACTCTCTGCCTTCTTTGCCACGGCCCATGGTCAGTCTTTGAAGATTGCATACGCCGAGACATTGTcatatcttcttcatccggTAGTAGAAACCGCGACGGCAGAAGTCAATCACCCTATCTGGTCGCAAGCAGTAGCTGTGATCTTGGAGCGAGCTATAGGAATGGTCAGCAAGGCGAGGTATTGGGGCTCGGCTTTCCAATTGATGGTGATTGCTATGGGTGTGAGTCCGCGCGAAGGGTTTATGCAACAGTGGCAGGGTGTCATCGATGTAATTCTGGCAAAATTCAAAGTGAGTGTTAGTGTCCATCGAAGCGGCCAAGCTAATGCGAATGAAGGACCGTAACCTGAAACCTATAGCGATGGGCGCCTTCATTCGTCTGCTGTGGATATATCTCCACAGATGCAGCGAATCATCGACTTCAACCAGGAAACGCCTCGACCCTCTCATTCACACTTTGTTCCACTCTTCCCCAACATCACCACTTTACCCTTCAGATATACCCATTGAAGCATTCATTTCGGTCTTACATTATGTGATGACTCGCCAAATGGAGTACGGGGAAGAACTAGTCTCGGCTTTTCTGGGCGGTCGAGCGGTTGCTAGCGAGGGTGGGGCGGACAGAGCTACTGCACTTGTACGGGCTATTGATTACACATTACGAGCTATCGAGCTTGAAAAGGCTGCCACATGGCCTCAATACCCCGACTTCAACAAGTTTGGTCTCGAAGGCTATGAGTCATCAGGTGAAATCTTGCAATTCGAAGTAGAATCAAAAGCGGAAGTACGCGATCTTCTCAAAAAATGTGGTCCTTTATTTCTCAGCACCTTGGTAGAGTGCGACAATGATGTCCGACATCTTCTACTCTCGAATGATGCGGTGACACTTTCAGGACACACTTCTAGCAATACAATGGACAATCCCATAGACAGCATCACCGTTAAGCATGGTGATGTGTATGTGTCATACTCAGCGAGGTTCGCGGCGAAGCTGAGGTTAATGGGCGTCATCGTTGACATTCTGCCGCGATGTTTGCCTAGTGATGCTAAATGGGGAGAGTTGGCTAGCATACTTAGCCGGGCGACATTTTCTGTTGACCCAAAGCTTTGTGCGTCAGCCGCTAATGCACTCAAAAGGATTTCTCAAGACCACCAAAAATGTTTACTCATGGTCACTACATATCGTGGATTCGTCTTTGAGACGAGACACGTCTTTAAGGATACATTCATCGGTGCACGACTTTTTGAGAGCCAGTTTGAAAGAGTGATAAGATTGTGGTTAGATATGCTTCAAGCATTGGTCGGTCACCAACGCGTAGCAGAGGCACAAGCTCaagcagatgaagatgagccTGATGTCCCTTCCATTGAGCCTTCCCAAGTCGCCCAAATTGAGGGCTGTGCCCTATTCCTTCTTTGCTCCTCCTCGGCCACACTTCGGAAACTCGCTGGTCAAATTCTTGTTGCAGCCCGGAACCTCGAAAGCCAACAGCGCATGCCGTCTGCCGCTTTCCGATATAGTCGTATCTCTCCTGATCGCTCTGCAATGTCACATGCCCTTGACATCTATGAACACGCCTTTTCTGAAGCGGACATCGCTGCATTGGGGCAGATACCCTGGCTGTCGCAACCCGACAGGTTGAGATTGGAGACGCTGGTGGGAACAATtaaaaaggaagggaacAAACTGGTTCAAAGGATTGCTGAGAGCGAGCATCCCAGAGATGGAATGTTATGGTTAGCTGTACTACCGCACTTCATTGGAAAAGTTGCAGAGACGTTGCCAGGCGCTGCACACGAACTGAGGTCTGTTATGAGTGGTTTGGTGTTGAGATTACAAGCGCATGTGGCAGTTGTGGCAGGGGGTGCGATGCGCGGGACACCGAGTCGGaatggtggaggatatgCATCCACCAAAAGTTCATCGGACGTGGCTGTTCTTGCGGAACATTGGAGAGCTTACCACAGTGTTTTATGTGTTACGCTTAGTCCGCCGAATCCAAACGgccctcctccatccacGCCTCCGGTACAGAGATCGACAGCAAAAGACATGATCATCCTCAATCACGATACTATCAATTCATCAGGCTTGTTTACTTACTTGACGTCGCTGCTTGGGTGGGAAGATCCGCGGTTCAAGGACGCGGCTGTTCATGCTTTAGGATCGATCAGGCAAGGGATGTTGAGGCCATTGGCTGAACAGCTGCTGACCTTGGCTAGACGGCTGATGGATGGCACAAAAGTTAGCGGGACATCGCGAGAGGGTACCACTAAGAAGACGCCGAATGCCAGCATTTGGACTGCTCTTGCACACATTTTCCGGCTCATTTCGCCTCTCGTCCTCGATGCCAAATCTTCCTCTCACCTCGCCAATTTGTCGTCTATGATAGGCTTCGTCAAACTCACATACTCCCTTCTATCTGATCGATCTGTCAAGGAGGATTTCGACCTCCAGAATCTTCGTCGCTCATTTTGTGTCGTTGTCGAAAACCTTACCAATGCCCTTGGTAAACTAGACTCCTCGCACCGCTTCTTGGGTGAAGACATGCGGGGAGCGATTTTCAAACTCTGTACCGAGTGGTGTCTGGTCGGGCGTCGGCCTGATGTGGCAAAGGCCAGGGAAAGTCAAATGTTGCAGGCAGCCGCGGGGGGTTACAAGGGTGAAAAAGATAGAGCGACATATCTGGATGATTTGCAGAATAAGACTAAGCTACTGTCGATGGCGGCAGCGGAGGCTATGGCAGGACTTTGCGTGAGTCGAAAAGAGTGTAGTTTTGTCAAGAGGCTAGTTGCTGATAGTCATCCGTAGCAAGGAAAGTTGATATCAGTATCTGACTCAAGCC
Proteins encoded:
- a CDS encoding peptidyl-prolyl cis-trans isomerase, variant — its product is MSQVYFDIAINNAPAGRITFKLFDDVVPKTARNFRELCTGQNGFGYAGSGFHRVIPQFMLQGGDFTNHNGTGGKSIYGNKFADENFKLRHDRPFLLSMANAGPNTNGSQFFITTVVTSWLDGKHVVFGEVSSGQDLVKKIESYGSDSGKPKAKVTITGSGTV
- a CDS encoding peptidyl-prolyl cis-trans isomerase, with protein sequence MSFARRFVSTASAMSQVYFDIAINNAPAGRITFKLFDDVVPKTARNFRELCTGQNGFGYAGSGFHRVIPQFMLQGGDFTNHNGTGGKSIYGNKFADENFKLRHDRPFLLSMANAGPNTNGSQFFITTVVTSWLDGKHVVFGEVSSGQDLVKKIESYGSDSGKPKAKVTITGSGTV
- a CDS encoding cell polarity protein mor2, which encodes MSASDGSSNKYHSGSLPSNAAKYNSRERRATARMEEIVIPNLEDDEDDFLPALARPVFGAASSTTSLPDTDSYGHRANLPSDSSYPAKLGSTTPTRPALPKASASFSANTGHGFGQDARLGKFSNASSSSLATPGTSISSSLALTPGKKNGLASKGSLASFKNAFKSSNTAVPPVPMFDSRSGAPGYPALKNPFSRFDSPVSPKSAGFKISSKGKTLSSSSPAMARYQSSDGGRKYSIASSHRSQGGRSMTSQGSSNFRADPTPALPPIPTRQTPSRTGRHGSDAGSFMMRRKNGSADLDGLYSAATPAEEALRIVFKEFREVAGSKVHKICARPLNSHPALSSFLDMGVDPQFDSIVTALSQCATRHARRVVDLLMSWCRDYCGNIGASEVRTHLDRSIGLQIKVEEAAAILQARKSSAAKCIMNRVLIELLKIIPKDSLDQELGMTLEQNAFNAYRSEKLEDVNQFPHRKVVSQLQVELLGQLSKTRFLTVSDRFIRELSKYATNQQPTKEAETKIEHLLKGMRQLQLKVYPEEELELSAEFLQSLSAFFATAHGQSLKIAYAETLSYLLHPVVETATAEVNHPIWSQAVAVILERAIGMVSKARYWGSAFQLMVIAMGVSPREGFMQQWQGVIDVILAKFKDRNLKPIAMGAFIRLLWIYLHRCSESSTSTRKRLDPLIHTLFHSSPTSPLYPSDIPIEAFISVLHYVMTRQMEYGEELVSAFLGGRAVASEGGADRATALVRAIDYTLRAIELEKAATWPQYPDFNKFGLEGYESSGEILQFEVESKAEVRDLLKKCGPLFLSTLVECDNDVRHLLLSNDAVTLSGHTSSNTMDNPIDSITVKHGDVYVSYSARFAAKLRLMGVIVDILPRCLPSDAKWGELASILSRATFSVDPKLCASAANALKRISQDHQKCLLMVTTYRGFVFETRHVFKDTFIGARLFESQFERVIRLWLDMLQALVGHQRVAEAQAQADEDEPDVPSIEPSQVAQIEGCALFLLCSSSATLRKLAGQILVAARNLESQQRMPSAAFRYSRISPDRSAMSHALDIYEHAFSEADIAALGQIPWLSQPDRLRLETLVGTIKKEGNKLVQRIAESEHPRDGMLWLAVLPHFIGKVAETLPGAAHELRSVMSGLVLRLQAHVAVVAGGAMRGTPSRNGGGYASTKSSSDVAVLAEHWRAYHSVLCVTLSPPNPNGPPPSTPPVQRSTAKDMIILNHDTINSSGLFTYLTSLLGWEDPRFKDAAVHALGSIRQGMLRPLAEQLLTLARRLMDGTKVSGTSREGTTKKTPNASIWTALAHIFRLISPLVLDAKSSSHLANLSSMIGFVKLTYSLLSDRSVKEDFDLQNLRRSFCVVVENLTNALGKLDSSHRFLGEDMRGAIFKLCTEWCLVGRRPDVAKARESQMLQAAAGGYKGEKDRATYLDDLQNKTKLLSMAAAEAMAGLCQGKLISVSDSSPAQQASEHIVEPLLVLRWIRGLFGSGNASHNVTGKRALFALLKYNWQCERLLDEVLHQSFGEGEQFPLDSSFFGVVADLLSEGLITLPIEQIACLTLSKLGHPVPHIRQRAFQLIETLFVLPEQQIAASKLLPSVGSFSPVIYRKAQTILSAQLAAIYAGNSFEFLSECTVRLSQLEAPRRQATLCIISPWAQHLEVLSDTSELEAEQVTRQLKALHNLVYLAVRFGDDYIEEVKAIILSFVGSDITQSENTTALVKFLFEQGGKRRSSDFVEHAQRIIACLASGQAGDSIFEDICNFVEPNAMVALPDADVPPSPMSSLANLDTIMSAPSTKSQTFSTGQLALIFASELLPHRLGDIDLPQKLPALLHAALIQCDHPSSALREQAQTVLFQVLRAWVSRAPSKDAHAIWASAEHKVNSLARSRNLFWKNDDMGGTDVAFLAPPNMTTFVVKILGILLPLQPKIRQHWGELALSWATTCPMRHLACRSFQVLRILSPNINPRMISDTLARLSSTIGSSSPEIQIFNSEVLRTFASIVQSLSPTEALAYPQIFWCSLACLTTPYESEFSEVIELLSHVLDKTNLSDPTVVQLLNSYRPADWIGPAPYLQSLLLVGLRSSKTAFLTFDLIRRLTSASNEELIDDPNDRLIHGFIAALPWMLHSTDLGEPNEELASMALDLAEIADQQGQASFSRLLTSFAKVRFRSKDDFIRQAASLLRDYMPTHALDIVTLLLGFVLNTYDWMREKSMQVLKLVLQSPEARAPIQAHGNELLQPLLRLLATKHASQALDVLDMPVTATAAAAGDNGRMSSGCGEVFGVVEESGWSVPQAKELSALTRENVRAVFNTCAKETRAASAHFSVVQFADMRSFGPNASQVSLDIPASPLMNESVVMDNASIGDLVGALHNLGHFFEDEDSVAGTAGSTSPPLALRE